A section of the Streptomyces sp. Je 1-369 genome encodes:
- a CDS encoding TetR/AcrR family transcriptional regulator, with translation MGAVTAADRAPKQDRSRATRQKLLEAAVSCLAEHGWAGSTVSVVAERAGVSRGAAQHHFPTREDLFTAAVEYVAEQRSTALRALPAQDRASVVAALVDLYTGPLFRAALHLWVAASNEAALGTRVTELESRVGRETHRIAVSLLDADESRPGVRETIQGLLDMARGLGLANLLTDDGARRDRVVTQWTVLVEAALRAED, from the coding sequence ATGGGTGCTGTGACCGCCGCCGACCGGGCGCCCAAGCAGGACCGCAGCCGCGCGACCCGGCAGAAACTCCTGGAGGCCGCGGTGTCCTGCCTGGCCGAACACGGCTGGGCGGGCTCCACGGTCTCGGTGGTCGCCGAGCGGGCGGGCGTCTCGCGGGGCGCGGCGCAGCACCACTTCCCCACGCGGGAGGACCTGTTCACGGCGGCCGTGGAGTACGTCGCCGAGCAGCGCTCCACGGCGCTGCGTGCCCTGCCCGCGCAGGACAGGGCGTCCGTGGTCGCGGCCCTCGTCGACCTCTACACGGGCCCGCTCTTCCGCGCGGCGCTCCACCTGTGGGTGGCCGCGTCGAACGAGGCCGCGCTGGGGACGCGGGTGACGGAACTCGAATCCCGCGTGGGCCGCGAGACGCATCGCATCGCGGTGTCCCTCCTCGACGCGGACGAGTCGCGCCCCGGCGTCCGGGAGACGATCCAGGGCCTCCTGGACATGGCGCGGGGCCTTGGCCTGGCGAACCTGTTGACGGACGACGGGGCGCGGCGGGACCGGGTGGTGACGCAGTGGACGGTGCTGGTGGAGGCCGCGTTGCGGGCGGAGGACTGA
- a CDS encoding enoyl-CoA hydratase family protein yields the protein MSLSVSSPARGITTVTLDAPERRNALSADLVKGLAEALDDLGEDGATRAVLLTHTGTTFCSGADLKAPPDPALFVALLRQIVALPKPVVARVDGHVRAGGLGLLGACDLAAAGPASTFAFTEVHIGVAPAVISLPLLPRLDPSAASRYYLAGERFDAAEAARIGLVTVAGPGVDATLAPLLEGLRAAAPGALAATKKLLTARVLDAFDDQSDALTALSARLFGSAEAREGMAAFLERRERPWVL from the coding sequence ATGAGCCTCTCCGTCTCCTCCCCGGCCCGCGGCATCACCACCGTCACCCTGGACGCCCCCGAGCGCCGCAACGCCCTCTCGGCGGACCTGGTCAAAGGCCTCGCCGAGGCGCTGGACGACCTCGGCGAGGACGGCGCGACCCGCGCGGTCCTCCTCACCCACACGGGGACGACGTTCTGCTCGGGCGCCGACCTGAAGGCGCCGCCGGACCCCGCCCTGTTCGTGGCGCTGCTCCGGCAGATCGTGGCGCTGCCCAAGCCGGTCGTCGCACGGGTGGACGGGCACGTGCGGGCGGGCGGGCTCGGGCTGCTCGGCGCGTGCGACCTGGCGGCCGCCGGGCCCGCCTCGACCTTCGCGTTCACGGAGGTGCACATCGGCGTCGCCCCCGCCGTGATCTCCCTCCCCCTCCTGCCCCGCCTCGATCCGAGCGCCGCCTCCCGCTACTACCTCGCCGGCGAGCGCTTCGACGCGGCGGAAGCGGCCCGCATCGGCCTGGTCACGGTCGCGGGACCGGGCGTCGACGCCACCCTCGCCCCCCTCCTCGAAGGGCTCCGCGCGGCGGCGCCGGGAGCCCTGGCCGCGACGAAGAAGCTGCTCACGGCTAGGGTGCTCGACGCATTCGACGACCAATCGGACGCCCTCACGGCCCTGTCCGCGCGGCTCTTCGGCTCCGCCGAGGCGCGCGAGGGAATGGCGGCGTTCCTCGAACGACGGGAGCGCCCATGGGTGCTGTGA
- a CDS encoding acyl-CoA dehydrogenase family protein yields MSTVLETEEHQALRAAVAALGRRYGRDYIARVAGSGGHPDELWADAAKLGYLGVNLPEEYGGGGGGIAELSIVLEELGAAGCPLLMMVVSPAICGTVIARFGTEEQKRTWLPGLADGTRTMAFGITEPDAGSNSHRITTTARRDPDSGDWLLTGRKVFISGVDIADATLIVGRTSDARTGSLKPCLFIVPRDAPGFERRQIDMELQAAEKQFELVLDDVRLPADALVGDEDAGLLQLFAGLNPERIMTAAFALGMGRYALSRAVEYAKERSVWKSPIGAHQAIAHPLAQSHVEIELARLMMQKAARLYDEGDDVGAGEAANMAKLAAADACVKAVDQSVHTLGGNGLTKEFGLASLIVASRVARIAPVSREMILNYVSHQTLGLPKSY; encoded by the coding sequence ATGAGTACCGTCCTCGAAACCGAAGAGCACCAGGCCCTGCGTGCCGCCGTCGCCGCGCTCGGACGCCGGTACGGCCGCGACTACATCGCCCGGGTAGCCGGCAGCGGCGGTCACCCCGACGAACTGTGGGCGGACGCCGCCAAGCTCGGCTACCTGGGCGTGAACCTGCCGGAGGAGTACGGGGGCGGGGGCGGCGGCATCGCGGAACTCTCCATAGTGCTGGAGGAGTTGGGGGCGGCGGGCTGCCCGCTCCTCATGATGGTCGTCTCGCCCGCGATCTGCGGCACGGTCATCGCCCGCTTCGGTACCGAGGAGCAGAAGCGCACCTGGCTGCCGGGGCTCGCCGACGGCACCCGCACCATGGCGTTCGGGATCACCGAGCCCGACGCGGGTTCCAACTCGCACCGCATCACCACCACCGCACGCCGCGACCCGGACTCCGGCGACTGGCTGCTGACCGGCCGCAAGGTCTTCATCTCCGGTGTCGACATCGCCGACGCGACGCTCATCGTGGGCCGTACGTCCGACGCGCGCACCGGCAGCCTCAAGCCGTGCCTGTTCATCGTCCCGCGCGACGCCCCCGGCTTCGAGCGGCGGCAGATCGACATGGAGCTCCAGGCCGCGGAGAAGCAGTTCGAGCTGGTCCTCGACGACGTACGGCTCCCGGCGGACGCGCTCGTCGGCGACGAGGACGCGGGCCTGCTCCAGCTCTTCGCCGGGCTCAACCCCGAGCGGATCATGACGGCCGCGTTCGCGCTCGGCATGGGCCGGTACGCGCTGTCCCGCGCCGTCGAGTACGCCAAGGAACGCAGCGTGTGGAAGTCCCCGATCGGCGCCCACCAGGCCATCGCGCACCCCCTCGCCCAGTCCCACGTGGAGATCGAACTGGCGCGCCTGATGATGCAGAAGGCCGCCAGGCTCTACGACGAGGGCGACGACGTCGGCGCGGGCGAGGCCGCCAACATGGCGAAGCTCGCCGCCGCCGACGCGTGCGTGAAGGCCGTCGACCAGTCCGTGCACACGCTGGGCGGCAACGGTCTGACCAAGGAGTTCGGGCTCGCGTCGCTGATCGTCGCGTCCCGCGTGGCACGGATCGCCCCGGTGAGCCGGGAAATGATCCTCAACTACGTCTCGCACCAGACGCTGGGCCTGCCCAAGTCCTACTGA
- a CDS encoding acetyl/propionyl/methylcrotonyl-CoA carboxylase subunit alpha, whose translation MITSLLMANRGEIACRVFRTCRELGIATVAVYSDADADALHVREADTAVRLPGSAPSDTYLRGDLVVKAAQAAGADAIHPGYGFLSENAGFARAVLDAGLVWIGPPPEAIEAMASKTRAKELMGVAPLGEVTEADLPVLVKAAAGGGGRGMRVVRELPDLAREMAAARSEAASAFGDGEVFVEPYVEGGRHVEVQIMADAHGTVWPLGTRDCSLQRRHQKVIEESPAPGLAPSLVGELHAQAVRAARVTDYRGAGTVEFLVAGGRAHFLEMNTRLQVEHPVTEAVFGLDLVALQIRIAEGDALEKDPPTAHGHAVEARLYAEDPAADWAPQTGTLHRIDVPGAVRLDSGYATGDTVGVHYDAMLAKAVAHAPTRAEAVRKLAGALERAAVHGPVTNRDLLVRSLRHPEFAEARMDTGFYDRHADALTTPAPDPHAPLAAALADAHGRSRFGGWRNLSSQPHLKRYRTEPDGTEHEVRYHHTRQGPAADGVTVIAVGPGRVVLEVDGVRRQFTVDRYGGRVHVGTPGGDTALTPLPLLPEPTTRRAPGSLLAPMPGTVVRVADGIAEGQRVTAGQPLVWLEAMKMEHRICAPASGTLTALHAVPGRQVEVGALLAVVQEGESS comes from the coding sequence ATGATTACTTCACTGTTGATGGCCAACCGGGGCGAGATCGCCTGCCGCGTCTTCCGTACCTGCCGCGAGCTCGGCATCGCCACCGTCGCCGTGTACTCCGACGCCGACGCGGACGCCCTGCACGTACGGGAGGCCGACACGGCGGTTCGGCTGCCGGGGTCCGCGCCCTCGGACACGTATCTGCGCGGCGACCTCGTCGTGAAGGCCGCGCAGGCCGCGGGCGCCGACGCGATCCACCCCGGTTACGGATTCCTCTCCGAGAACGCGGGCTTCGCGCGCGCCGTCCTGGACGCCGGGCTCGTCTGGATCGGGCCGCCGCCCGAGGCGATCGAGGCGATGGCGTCCAAGACGCGCGCCAAGGAGCTGATGGGCGTCGCGCCGCTCGGCGAGGTCACCGAGGCCGACCTGCCGGTCCTGGTGAAGGCGGCGGCCGGGGGCGGCGGGCGCGGCATGCGCGTCGTACGCGAACTGCCCGACCTGGCACGGGAGATGGCGGCCGCCCGGTCCGAGGCCGCCAGTGCCTTCGGGGACGGGGAGGTGTTCGTCGAGCCGTACGTCGAGGGCGGGCGGCACGTCGAGGTGCAGATCATGGCGGACGCGCACGGCACCGTGTGGCCGCTCGGCACCCGCGACTGCAGTCTCCAGCGCAGACACCAGAAGGTCATCGAGGAGTCCCCGGCCCCGGGGCTGGCCCCGTCCCTCGTCGGTGAACTGCACGCGCAGGCGGTGCGCGCCGCACGCGTCACCGACTATCGCGGCGCGGGCACCGTCGAGTTCCTGGTGGCGGGAGGGCGCGCGCACTTCCTGGAGATGAACACGCGCCTCCAGGTCGAACACCCGGTGACGGAAGCCGTGTTCGGCCTTGACCTCGTCGCGCTGCAGATCCGCATCGCCGAGGGCGACGCCCTGGAGAAGGACCCGCCGACCGCCCACGGGCACGCCGTCGAGGCCCGCCTCTACGCCGAGGACCCCGCCGCCGACTGGGCCCCGCAGACCGGCACCCTGCACCGCATCGACGTCCCCGGCGCCGTCCGCCTCGACAGCGGATACGCGACGGGCGACACGGTCGGCGTGCACTACGACGCGATGCTCGCCAAGGCCGTCGCCCACGCCCCGACCCGCGCGGAAGCCGTACGCAAACTCGCGGGCGCCCTGGAACGCGCCGCCGTCCACGGCCCCGTCACCAACCGCGACCTGCTCGTACGCTCCCTGCGGCACCCCGAGTTCGCCGAGGCCCGCATGGACACCGGCTTCTACGACCGGCACGCCGACGCCCTCACCACCCCCGCACCCGACCCGCACGCCCCGCTGGCCGCCGCGCTCGCCGACGCGCACGGGCGGTCCCGGTTCGGCGGCTGGCGCAACCTCAGCTCGCAGCCGCACCTCAAGCGGTACCGCACCGAGCCCGACGGCACGGAGCACGAGGTCCGCTACCACCACACGCGGCAGGGCCCGGCCGCCGACGGCGTGACCGTGATCGCGGTCGGTCCGGGGCGTGTCGTCCTCGAAGTGGACGGCGTACGGCGGCAGTTCACCGTGGACCGGTACGGAGGCCGCGTACACGTCGGCACACCCGGCGGCGACACCGCCCTCACCCCGCTGCCCCTGCTCCCCGAACCCACCACCCGCCGCGCGCCCGGCTCGCTGCTCGCCCCCATGCCCGGCACGGTCGTACGCGTCGCGGACGGCATCGCCGAAGGGCAGCGGGTCACCGCCGGGCAGCCGCTCGTCTGGCTGGAGGCCATGAAGATGGAGCACCGCATCTGCGCCCCCGCCTCCGGCACGCTCACCGCCCTGCACGCCGTACCGGGCCGCCAGGTCGAGGTCGGCGCGCTGCTCGCCGTAGTCCAAGAGGGAGAGTCGTCATGA
- a CDS encoding acyl-CoA carboxylase subunit beta, whose protein sequence is MTVLASALDPASAEYAEHREAMLDRLAELGPEQGKALAGGGEKYVARHRKRGKLLARERIELLLDPDTPFLELSPLAAWGSDYPVGASMVTGIGVVEGVECLITANDPTVRGGASNPWTLKKAFRAHEIGHANRLPSIHLVESGGADLPSQKEIFIPGGALFKHLTQSSAAGIPTIAVVFGNSTAGGAYVPGMSDHVIMVKERAKVFLGGPPLVKMATGEESDDESLGGAEMHARTSGLADHLAEDERDALRQARRVVSRLNWHKAYADPDPASVTEPAYDADELLGIVPGDLKKPFDPREVIARIVDGSDFDEFKPLYGSSLVTGWAALHGYPVGVLANAQGVLFSEESQKAAQFIQLANQRDIPLLFLHNTTGYMVGKEYEQGGIIKHGAMMINAVSNSRVPHLSVLMGASYGAGHYGMCGRAYDPRFLFAWPSAKSAVMGPQQLAGVLSIVARASAAAKGQPYDDEADAGLRAMVEQQIEAESLPMFLSGRLYDDGVIDPRDTRTVLGLCLSAIHTAPYEGARGGFGVFRM, encoded by the coding sequence GTGACCGTCCTCGCCTCCGCGCTCGACCCCGCGAGCGCCGAGTACGCCGAGCACCGCGAGGCCATGCTGGACCGGCTCGCCGAGCTCGGCCCCGAGCAGGGCAAGGCGCTCGCGGGCGGCGGCGAGAAGTACGTCGCCCGGCACCGCAAGCGCGGCAAGCTGCTCGCCCGGGAGCGCATCGAGCTTCTCCTCGACCCGGACACGCCGTTCCTTGAGCTGTCGCCGCTCGCCGCCTGGGGCAGCGACTACCCCGTCGGCGCCTCCATGGTCACCGGCATCGGCGTCGTCGAGGGCGTGGAGTGCCTGATCACCGCCAACGACCCGACCGTCAGGGGCGGCGCCTCCAACCCCTGGACGCTGAAGAAGGCCTTCCGGGCGCACGAGATCGGGCACGCCAACCGGCTGCCGTCCATCCACCTCGTGGAGTCCGGGGGCGCCGACCTGCCCTCACAGAAGGAGATCTTCATCCCGGGCGGCGCCCTCTTCAAACACCTCACGCAGTCCTCGGCGGCCGGGATCCCGACCATCGCCGTCGTCTTCGGCAACTCCACCGCGGGCGGCGCCTACGTACCCGGCATGAGCGACCACGTGATCATGGTCAAGGAGCGCGCGAAGGTCTTCCTCGGCGGGCCGCCCCTGGTGAAGATGGCGACCGGCGAGGAGAGCGACGACGAGTCGCTCGGCGGCGCCGAGATGCACGCCCGCACCTCCGGCCTCGCCGACCACCTCGCCGAGGACGAGCGCGACGCGCTGCGCCAGGCCCGCCGGGTCGTGTCGCGCCTCAACTGGCACAAGGCGTACGCCGATCCGGACCCGGCATCCGTCACGGAGCCCGCGTACGACGCGGACGAACTCCTCGGCATCGTCCCCGGCGACCTGAAGAAGCCCTTCGACCCGCGCGAGGTCATCGCCCGCATCGTCGACGGCTCCGACTTCGACGAGTTCAAGCCGCTGTACGGGAGCTCGCTCGTCACCGGGTGGGCCGCCCTGCACGGCTATCCCGTCGGCGTCCTCGCCAACGCCCAGGGCGTCCTCTTCAGCGAGGAGTCGCAGAAGGCCGCCCAGTTCATCCAGCTGGCCAACCAGCGCGACATCCCGCTGCTCTTCCTGCACAACACCACCGGCTACATGGTCGGCAAGGAGTACGAGCAGGGCGGCATCATCAAGCACGGCGCGATGATGATCAACGCGGTCAGCAACTCGCGGGTGCCGCATCTGTCCGTGCTCATGGGCGCGTCGTACGGCGCCGGGCACTACGGCATGTGCGGCCGCGCCTATGACCCCCGCTTCCTCTTCGCCTGGCCCAGTGCCAAGTCCGCGGTCATGGGCCCGCAGCAGCTCGCGGGCGTCCTGTCGATCGTCGCCCGCGCCTCCGCCGCCGCGAAGGGGCAGCCCTACGACGACGAGGCGGACGCCGGTCTCCGCGCCATGGTGGAGCAGCAGATCGAGGCCGAGTCGCTGCCGATGTTCCTGTCCGGGCGGCTGTACGACGACGGAGTCATCGACCCGCGCGACACCCGCACCGTCCTCGGTCTCTGCCTGTCCGCGATCCACACCGCCCCCTACGAGGGCGCGCGCGGCGGCTTCGGCGTCTTCCGGATGTGA
- a CDS encoding acyclic terpene utilization AtuA family protein, protein MTRRPLRIGNASGFYGDRFDAMREMLTGGELDVLTGDYLAELTMLILGRDRLKDPARGYARTFLRQLEECLGLARERGVRIVANAGGLNPAGLAGAVRELAGRLGLDVRVAHVEGDDLRDRFPHALTANAYLGGAGIAACLDAGADVVLTGRVTDAALVTGPAAAHFGWAPDAYDELAGAVVAGHALECGSQATGGNYAFFAEQTAGRGADALRHPGYPLAEIHEDGSCVITKHDRTGGFVDVGTVTAQLLYETQGARYAGPDVTARLDTVTLTREGPDRVRIDGVRGEAPPPTLKVGLNRLGGFRNEVVFVLTGLDIEAKAALTRAQIEDALDRAKARPADVRWELARTDRPDAPTEEGASALLRLVVRDADADTVGRTLSGAAIELALAGYPGFHVTAPPGKGSPYGVFEAAYVERDTVDHVAVLPDGQRLSNPSGAHTRVLEDPPTAPLPPPLPPGPTRRAPLGLVAGARSGDKGGDANVGVWVRSDDAWRWLAHELTVERLRELLPEAAELRVVRHDLPNLRALNFVVEGLLGEGVAAQARFDPQAKGLGEWLRARHLDIPEVLL, encoded by the coding sequence GTGACCCGCCGCCCCCTCCGCATCGGCAACGCCTCCGGTTTCTACGGGGACCGGTTCGACGCCATGCGCGAGATGCTCACCGGTGGCGAACTCGACGTGCTCACCGGCGACTACCTGGCCGAGCTGACCATGCTCATCCTCGGGCGCGACCGGCTCAAGGACCCCGCTCGCGGGTACGCCAGGACCTTCCTGCGGCAGCTGGAGGAGTGCCTCGGGCTCGCCCGGGAACGAGGCGTCCGCATCGTCGCCAACGCGGGCGGGCTCAACCCGGCCGGGCTCGCCGGAGCCGTGCGGGAGCTCGCCGGGCGGCTCGGGCTCGACGTGCGGGTCGCGCACGTCGAGGGCGACGACCTCCGCGACCGCTTCCCCCACGCCCTCACCGCCAACGCCTACCTGGGCGGCGCGGGCATCGCCGCGTGCCTGGACGCGGGCGCCGACGTCGTCCTCACCGGACGCGTCACCGACGCCGCCCTCGTCACCGGGCCCGCCGCCGCGCACTTCGGATGGGCCCCGGACGCGTACGACGAGCTCGCGGGAGCCGTCGTCGCCGGGCACGCCCTGGAGTGCGGATCGCAGGCCACCGGCGGCAACTACGCCTTCTTCGCCGAGCAGACGGCGGGGCGCGGCGCGGACGCCCTGCGGCATCCCGGCTACCCCCTCGCCGAGATCCACGAAGACGGCTCCTGCGTCATCACCAAGCACGACCGCACCGGCGGCTTCGTCGACGTCGGCACGGTCACCGCGCAGCTCCTCTACGAGACGCAGGGCGCCCGGTACGCGGGTCCCGACGTCACCGCGCGCCTCGACACCGTCACCCTCACCCGGGAAGGCCCCGACCGCGTCCGCATCGACGGCGTACGCGGCGAGGCGCCGCCCCCGACGCTCAAGGTGGGCCTCAACCGCCTCGGCGGCTTCCGCAACGAGGTCGTGTTCGTCCTGACCGGACTCGACATCGAGGCCAAGGCCGCCCTCACCCGTGCCCAGATCGAGGACGCCCTCGACCGCGCCAAGGCCCGCCCCGCCGACGTGCGGTGGGAGTTGGCCCGCACCGACCGCCCCGACGCGCCCACCGAGGAGGGCGCCAGCGCCCTGCTGCGGCTCGTCGTACGGGACGCCGACGCGGACACCGTCGGCCGCACCCTCAGCGGCGCCGCGATCGAACTCGCCCTCGCCGGCTACCCGGGCTTCCACGTGACGGCACCGCCGGGAAAGGGCTCCCCGTACGGGGTCTTCGAGGCCGCGTACGTCGAGCGAGACACCGTCGACCACGTGGCCGTCCTGCCCGACGGGCAGCGCCTCTCCAACCCCTCCGGCGCCCACACCCGCGTACTCGAAGACCCGCCCACCGCACCCCTGCCCCCGCCCCTCCCGCCCGGCCCCACCCGCCGCGCCCCCCTCGGCCTCGTCGCCGGAGCCCGCAGCGGCGACAAGGGAGGCGACGCCAACGTCGGCGTATGGGTGCGGTCCGACGACGCCTGGCGGTGGCTCGCCCACGAGCTCACCGTCGAGCGGCTGCGCGAACTCCTCCCGGAGGCCGCGGAGCTGCGCGTCGTCCGCCACGACCTGCCCAACCTGCGGGCCCTGAACTTCGTCGTCGAGGGGCTGCTCGGCGAGGGCGTGGCCGCGCAGGCCCGCTTCGACCCGCAGGCCAAGGGCCTCGGCGAATGGCTGCGCGCCCGCCACCTCGACATACCGGAGGTACTGCTGTGA